AAAACGATCTCGGGTGCACACTGTTCGAACGCACCACACGCAGCGTTCTTCTCACCGCTTCCGGACATCTCCTGCATCGACACGCTCCTCGCATCCTGCGGGAGATCGCTGATGCTCAAAATTCACTTGATGCCTTGAAAGACTGTGACACAGGTAGTTTCGCCCTCGGCGTTGTCCAAACCCTTTCAGCTGTAGACCTGCCCGCCGTGCTCGCACAGTTCCATCTGCACCATCCCGGAATCAACGTCACCCTCATCGAAGCACCTTCGGCGGATCTACTCGCTGCGGTAGAAAGTGCCGATCTCGATCTTGCTTATGTGGCGCTGGATTCGACTGCACTGCCGCCAGGTCTCGTCGCGCTGAGAAATTACACCGAGCGCCTCCTACTCGTGGTGGGCGAGGCCCACGCACTGGCAGAGCGAAGCACGATCGAACTTGCAGAACTACAAGATCACTCGTTCATCGATTTTCAGGCCGGCCTCGGACTGGAAACAGTGGTCGCAGCCCTGTTCGCCGAATCCGGAGTGCACCGTCACATCGCATTTCGAACCAGCGAAATGGATCTCGTCCTCGCACTGGTCCGCCACAGCCTTGGCGTCGCAGTCGTGCCCGAGCCCATCGCAGAACGCAGTGGCCTACGACAAATTCTCCTAACCCCAGGCAACCCCGCCAGAGAAGTCGCACTGATCGGCAGAACACCATCACCCACCAATCCCGCTGCACGGGCATTCCTGCGACTCACCGCCGACCCCGATCTCAACATGAGAACACCCCGACAATCTCGGCGAAAACTCTAAAACAGTTGCGGCACAAACTTCCGGTGGAACAAACTCACTCGAGGATCGTGCGGTGGGGCGTACAGGGAGGCGAGTCGGCCCGCATCCGGTGCGCCTTCCCGCCCGTCGGGTGGTCTGTCCGAGGTTTGCTCAACCTAGGCGATTTCGGTCATAGAGCAGTCCGAAGAAGATCGCTACTGCGGCGAGGATGTACAAGCAGATGATCAGCTGTGTTGTCCATCGATCCGCTTTGTCGACATGTCTCGAGCGTCTACGTTTGCGCCTGGAAGGTATTTTCACCGGCGAATTTTCCCACGTGGCGGGGTTTGTTTGCACGTTCAACTAAACGCCTGAGTGAGGATTCACCCCCGGTTTCACCCTCCCAAACTTGCTTCTGAACAGGCAGTTCACCTAGGTCCCTATCGCCTCCTGCCAAAGGGGGTACAGGATTCGGGACCGACAGCACTGGCGACTCACCCAAGTTAGGTTCTGGACTTTCACCCCAGTTT
The nucleotide sequence above comes from Rhodococcus sp. KBS0724. Encoded proteins:
- a CDS encoding LysR family transcriptional regulator, producing the protein MDSRKLTHFAAVAELGNFTRAAEILHLSQSGLSASIRALENDLGCTLFERTTRSVLLTASGHLLHRHAPRILREIADAQNSLDALKDCDTGSFALGVVQTLSAVDLPAVLAQFHLHHPGINVTLIEAPSADLLAAVESADLDLAYVALDSTALPPGLVALRNYTERLLLVVGEAHALAERSTIELAELQDHSFIDFQAGLGLETVVAALFAESGVHRHIAFRTSEMDLVLALVRHSLGVAVVPEPIAERSGLRQILLTPGNPAREVALIGRTPSPTNPAARAFLRLTADPDLNMRTPRQSRRKL